Genomic DNA from Manihot esculenta cultivar AM560-2 chromosome 15, M.esculenta_v8, whole genome shotgun sequence:
TTGTTTCTTGCATGTTTGCTGTCAAGAGAAGATTTTGATAGTCATACACGTTCGCTTtctttgaaaattatttatttactagCCAGATAAGTCTAAAAAAACACAAGTAATTTCTTTCAAACTCCAAAAATTAACATCATACGGTAGTGTTTTCTTTTGGGACAAGTCTAAGAATCATATTTCATAATATACCAACTGCGTTGTAAATTTTTCtgactatattttaaaaattctcatAAAATAACAAAAGTTATTTTTGGAGTTTGATAATAATGTATCTACTCCATCTACCCTTACTTGGACAAGTTTGATaataatttgatttagttcATCCACGTAATGTGATCAGAAAATTCAACTTTTTCTAGAATACATTTACCCAATTATATAATCAAGcggcttttcttttcttttcttttcttttctttttattttttaataattaacaaaGCAAGAAAATTTCTGTTAAAATAGAAATAGTATCAGGAAATTTTAACATGCGCATATGGATTAGGCTCAGATCAGCAGATATCTCCAATACCCCTATTCTAATATGCATCTAAATTCTCATACAGAGGCGGAGTTATATATGGTCAAGGAGGTTATGGCACCCGAAAATTTTTAAGTTATCTACAGATTTTTAGGTAATTTTCCTttaatttaagagaaaaaatttattattaaattttaaattttaaaaaatttattaatttattttttttaaaattatctaaattaaaagttattatattttataaaattaaattctttaatttttttatcaaataatttattaatttattttaaatatttatattatttattcatataatttaactatacatattatttaatttttataattttagatattcacattatttaatcaatttagTCAACGATAAAAATAAGTtaactaattatatttttaataaatagattaaacaatttaattttataaaatataaaaatattttaataaaataattttaatatagaaacgaattaataaattttataaaaactcatAGATCTGATAATAATTTTCCTATAAACTAAACCCTAACTCATAatactatttttataataactATCCTCACCCATATATTCTTCTtttatcttcttcttttataATTCAAAGAATATACTTTTAAGATTTCAACTCcaactattttatttcaatttttttaaaaaatatttataaaataaattattcacttattatttaatttatttttatacattatttttattattaaaaagtgatATTTTTTCTACCCACTCTACTTACATTTGGATATCAACTTAAAAATTATctttaatatacttttaaataaaaaaattttctgaaATGAGTGAAATTGAAGGTATTATAATCCACTGTGGTGAGTAGATATTTAATGGTATTAGGGTTTCAAATTTAAGTGGATAATTTTGAAAGTTTAAGGATTTAAATACACCATTTTATTTTGCTAGGATTTAGATGATCATTTATCTATTTTTCAAGGgtttaaaatgatattttaaatattttgaaaataaatttcagCGGAAGAAGCACTTTACACAGGATGTATAAGAATTAAACACAGGGATTCACTGAGGCTGTGTGTTGGAATTGTCCAGGTGTGATGACAGAGGTTGTTCATAGAAACTGAGGGAATTTTGTTATTGAAACTCTGTTGAGAGACATAACTAGAGCTAGCTTTCAGACAAACTAATTTTCTTTTGAACCGAGTGAAGCTTATTTGGACCTTCTTGGAAGCAATAGTACAATGACGCAGTTACGAAAACAACTGATGTGTTGTTGAGACAGAACACAAGTATCTATAAGTAGGGACAAGAAAGAAAGCTTATAAATAGTGTGGGAATCATTTCCGCTTCAGAGCAAGAAACAGTTGATTTCCTTCATTGGAGCTAGCCTGCAGTCTGGAGGAGAACTCTTCAGCTTTCTTGGAATGCCGATAGAACAGTTCATCAATAATCTCACTTCCAAAATGGTTGCCGAGCATTCCTTCAAAACCAGCTCTAAAGTGCATGGTGCATGCCTGTCCACTCAATGTAGCTTTAACAACAGATTCTGGGTTGAACAACTCAGTCCTCTCAATTTTGAAGCACccatttttttctataatatgtTCCATCTCGTCAGGAGAAGTAAAATAGATAGGCAGATTGAAAGAATCCACCTGAGCTTCGCTTATCAACCCCTGTCGTTAAGTACAATGATTTCATATAAGATTCTGTTTCTGAATGAAAATTGCGTAATTAATTAAGATCACTTGCCTCTTTTGCCATGTCCAGCAAGGTAGACTCCAAGATATCGAACAACACAGAAGCTAAGGTGCGAGAAGGAGAAATCCCATTTCGGAATGATCCTATAATCAGCACCAGCATCCCACCAGCCACAAGCTCTTTTGCTCTAGCGTCCAAAAACATCTCCACGTCTTTTGCAAACTGAGCAGCGTAAGCTTTGCGCACCTCTTCTGGTGCAGTGGTGTAGAAAATTCTGCCCTTGTTCCAAGCAGCAGAGTTCTTATCTACCACTTCATTTGGCACCTGAGATAGCCAATGTAATGCGTGGGAAGCATGTATAAAATGGAGAGAGGACTTGGGGAACAACCGTGCATGGAAAGATCCTGCCACCCCAGCAGCAAAGTATGGGCTTTTGTGAGGCAGAGACCTGAGGAGCGTGTTGAAATCATTGGAGTCTTGATCATTAAAGAACACTTGAAATTCTGGGATTTGGGATGTGAGACCTTGGGATTGATACTTGTGTTTGACAGCTTCAATCACATTTTCCATAGCAATGAAGGTATTTGGCCCAACTGAACATCCTAAATCCGCTATACGAAATGAGCTTGAACTTGTAGCAGAAAGGAGACCTTTTATGTCAAGCTTATGAGCAATTTCCTCATCAATAATCTCCTTTGCAATACTTATGGTTTCTTTCTGCACATAGAACAAAGATTTCACGTACCTTCATTATCAggctataaaataaatcattggTATTCATGAAATAATCTCTAACTCAAAAAGATTTCGAGTTCAAATTTAGTGGGAGTCAATTAAGATAAATGGAGTATTATTACCTGAAACGTGGAGTTTTTGGTGTAGCTATACTCGTCATCTCCGCCTTTCATTGGGGGTGATTTCAGTATTGTGACTGTGCTAGGGCTCAtcttgtctctctctctctctctctgataCTTCACAGACTCTGCAAGTAATATTGTGAAGCTATGGTGAGAAGTGAGAAACCCCGCAATTCCCCTGTATTTATCATGTCTAGTAAGAAAAGAGCAGCCTCTACATCCGACTTTTCAAATCTCCAATGTCGTAATCatgaaactattttttttttctttttcttcaaagTATAAATCGCTAACACGTAGTCTCTCAAAATTATGGATTATATAATAAGTTTCTTGGGATACTAATCGATCCATGGAGTCCACATGAATCCGTCATGGCGTATCTActcatctatttttttttaaataatttattgataaaaaatctAGAAGCCCATTATATAAAAAGGCTCTAGAGTAGTGGGAACGAAAAAGGCCCATGTTAAGGAGAAAGAAAGACCATACTATCTACTCAGCCTAGACCCAAGAAAGCTCAGCACACCCAAAAGAGAAATCCTAAAGGCAATAGATTGGATCAGATCCGCAAGAAAAAAACCACCCCCTTTGAAGATGATGATGCCGCTTCTAGATGAGGGGAAGATCGAGTTTTGCTCCGTAGAAGAGAAGGCCAAGGATGGGAGATACTATGCATGCCTCGAAACCATCATTGTAAAAGCACTAGAACTCGATAGAGCAAAAGGGGACTCAAGCAGTAACCAAATCAAGAACACAACCACCATGGCTAATCAATCAAGAGAGTGGAGAGGCTTGGAAGAGCTttggcttttccagacagtctTGAAGGACCAGAGAAACTAAAGAAACGAGCTAAGGGTCCTTAATGtccttaaaattttcattaataatattaaatggaaaatttttcattaattatatttcaaatcgataccaaaataaaattctaataaattaATGCAAGCATGTACTGCAAAGACATTGAAATCATGGATCACACAGAATTCAGTATCTGCACTCTCTTCGCCATTCTCACAATCAACCTATTTAAAtaggttattatttttttttgaaagatattttttttttcgaagTTTTGAAAGATTTAAATACATCACCTATCAAGTGAGATTCATTCATTCTGAATTGAGAAATGGCAAGAAATTAGTAATGGCAGCATGGTGGCAAGTGAGGTTCATTCATTCTGGATGGTCTTAGATTCCAACTATATAATTCAATTTCTTGATGTGATGCCATATTTTCATCCATTAAAAAGTCTTAAGCTTATTTTTGTACGGTGGAGTGCTTCTAGATTTTAGTCCATGAAATTTCCCAGGTGCAATGCAATATTCCATACTCTCTGAATGGTTGTCAATCCTAAACTGTACCATATCAAAATTTGATTTTGTATTCATATTTTTCcacaattttttataatattattatttttttcatatatatgtatattacaattatttatcacaataaatattaaaattaataattttctcttctaaaataaatgatatatatatttttttaattaaaaatattaaatttgaatttaatatgaaaaaatttaaaaacttaaaaaaaaatattttacctcTAACTGTCTATCCAATACAAATTGAGATGAATTGAAtcgataaattttaaatatcaaataatttatactcaaataaaaattaacaataaaaaaattttactgtcatattaattataataggcatataataataatataaataattattatcaataatatataaaaatatgataataataaaaattttataacagtaatattaatttattattattaattattttttaattataattataattttattacaaaatatGAATGATGTTTAATAGCGCTAAATTAGAATTATACATATTCTCTGCTTCATAATAGCACGATGTGGGATCAGGCTCTCTACAAATTATCCAAACCTTAATTCTGTAGTAATTGATCAAAGTTGAATAAGGATTTTTTGGATTCGAACTCTCACCATCCCTTTACTccgaacttaaaaaaaaaaaaaaaaaaaaaaatcaattccctttttttttttaacttggaAAAATCAATtgcatttttacttttttaatgttGATGAAAAATAATCCGTACGGTACACCTTCAATGTATTATTTGGGGAATTTGTTGAAAACCATGATTCAATAGTTTaacaaaaaaatcaattgaaattgatatttggggaaaaaaaaagtgaaattaagacttcatttattttaggaaaaatattttttttaaactttttggtgttgggatatttaaaaaaattaattaatagaaaatattttttaattaaaaaattaaatgattttaaaaaaatggctttcttttcaagagaaaaaagtcattttatgcgttttaataatattattaatatttttatattaaaaaaattaaattattttaaaaaaataactttcttcTAAAACAAGTTATTTTATGCATTTTAATAACTTTATTAATATCtcaatatataattttgataatatattttatttttaaattaaaattaaataataaaaaataaattattattttaaaaatattttctcaacAAACAGAGACTAATTTAGAGTATTCTAGTTTTTTTCAAATGAAGAATATCATGAGACTAGAGCTCTTTTatttcacaaaaaatattttttaagaaaatatttttttatatcttttagTGATCGAGATATTAAGTAAAGTAAAtgcaatatattttattagacaaagaaaaattttaaattattttaaaaaataatttttttaaaaaaataattttatatattttgaaaatttattaacattttcatgtaaaaatttgttcatatatttatttttaaaattaaaattaaataatacaaatttttttaaaaaaaacagaCTCTAAGCGAAAATTTGTTGAAATATTCATATGATTACTTCTTAAGGACATTgattagtttattttgcttttttttttcattgatttGGAACTATTAcggttaatttatttgattaatggTTAAGAAAGAAAACAATACTACATTTGACTTtcatatatttcaaaaaaatatttttaaaaaaatattttctaaaaaattcgaaatatttaaaaaaatcagtaATAGAATTTGCTATGTTTTTGTATTTGGTTGTGTGGTTTTGCTGTGCTTTCTTTATTTTGCAGGTGGAACCTCTCAGATGTGTCTTGTGTAGTCTTCTCGAGTGATGGCGATGGAAGCGAACTTGAATGCTTTCTCCTCTTTTGTCGGCCATAATAATCTTAGGGTATCCCTTCCTTAATTTGGGCAATGAAAGCTAAAGTGTGATTGTAGAAGATTCCTCTACTCCTTGAGTGGCGTCTAGCCTCATCATGCTATCTTGCTCTGGCTCTGCATTTGTGCTTGTCTTGGTGTTTGAAAGCCTTAAAGTATTTCCCTGCCATTTTTGTTCCACTGCATCAATGAGAGGCAAATCTTATTGGGCTGAAGGCCGCATTATGCAAGTGAATTGGGCTTGTCACAAACTAGGATTATTACCAGTACTTTTGTTCTTATTATAGGATTTTaacattattaattatatataagcaCGCGACCACTGCTTCGATttgaatcgaaaaaattgataaaattaaattaatttaaaattttaatttaattttttatttatttcggttcggttcaatttttaatttcaaaaattttaattatttcgatttgatttaattttggtcagaaaaaaattaaaaaaatcaaaccgaatcaattaattataataatatattatttttaataagataaaGAGATGAgatgatattaaaattaaaaacaatttaattaaattttaaaatattaaaaataaagtgtaaaaataaaaaattattaaaaattcaaatcgattaaatcgaatcgaaccgaatcaaactgatttaattcgattcgatttctaatcaaaattaattcaatttaatttttataaatattaaaattttgatttttaatttattcagtttaattcaattttaaactaaatcaaCTAAATGCTCACATATCTACATGATCAATCTTTTCAATTATGTACCACAATTTGATTGAAAAGGACATCCTATATCCTAATGACTAATTAATCAaaaccctaattaatttataacaatattattattgttttttattAGCGTTTATTCTAATTAGTTAGtgacaatttaattattatcaacTTTAAGGACCacaatattgatttttttttaaaaaaaaagatttatttcatttaatatatataaccaATATTTTTCACAATAGAAAACAAAATCACAAGCAATAATTCTTAGGAGTTTTCTTCCAAGTTGCATAATTATAAAGAAGATATTCATTTTGACATGGTTGCTTTCTTGACATGAGATATATTCTGTTGCTCTTGTCCCTATATGTCCTAAAAGAATATAAAGAGACCATTTGATTGGAATTACAATGCAATAGACAAATTCAATAACAATGAATCTCTAGAGTGTATATATCTAATAatatatgagaaaaaaaaaaggaaaattttttttgatgggtctttaatttatttatttattttattttttaaagcaaTAACCATGTCTAGATGCCAAATGTGATGAGACAATGTTTATGATATTGGATGAAGACAGTGTTTATGTTTACTATGAAACTGACAGTTTTTCAAACATACCACAAAAATGCTCAAAAAGAGATGGAACTGAAGGAGAACAAATTTCCTAGAGCCCTGGGCTTGGACTTgctatagattttatttttcccacACAATCTATATCGTAGCTGCTAGTGTGAGTAATTAACATGTgacaaaacatcataaaaagcaGTAATTAATCTTAATCCATGTCAAGGATAGGGATCTTTTGCCttaaaaattcttaattaaacTGTCATCTAAAGTAGCTAATCAGTTAATTAATTAGGGTGGTCCTGAATCGTGACTATTGACGAATGACGCTCGATCTAATATCCACGTAGGAAGCAGCCGAGCAGAAATTATTCTCTGCAAGTAATTATCCAACCTGCTTCAATTTATTGGTTAAAAAAGTGATCGTTGTTAATATTTCTCGTCGTATAATGCACCCATGCAAACGGGATGGCTTAAACTAGGAGCCTTAGAACCCCGGGGCAACCAAACCCCACCCTAACCCTAGCTGTATTGGGTACCCTAAACCTCACCTAATCTTTGTAGACGACAATCTCTCCTAGGTAATTGAAGTGTTTAAGCTCTTCCATGTGCTTCAACGTGAACACAACCTTCTGCAAATCTAACTTCAATAAAATTTGCTCCCCATTTCTGAATTATTGTGTCACTGTGAACCTTGCACAACCCAGCTGTTTCTCAGCAATCAACTAGCCACAGCATGCATTGGTTGCAAGACGTaggattttctttttattattattaatatagatCGATTATGATTTTCCcagtaataaattaatactGCATATACATCTCAATCACATGCAAACATAGCTTGATCATCAGACCTAATAAATGGTTTTTGGGTTTGTTTTAATATTCAAGATTGCTCCATTTAGGGCAATATATCCATGCTAGTCTTTACTGGAAGCATACCAAAAATAGCTATAGGCACGTAACTTGCCTTATACTTcacatgatattattgatgttgctTTCTCTTCTGCATGTGCTTTAACATCTGGAAGGAATAAAATTTCTCATCTCAACGAAATTTATGTCTTCTCATTAGCATATTGCAATTTAGTTTCAACATTCTTTTATTATTGTGGTATAGGTTTTGCTATTGAAATGTTGCTTCTTGATTTGCTACGTAGACTACAGAAATGGAAAATTAAATTCATCTCCAATAATTATTTTGTGAAAATCGTCATAGCTGACGTTTCAGTTTATATCATTAATATATGTTGtatatttattgtattaattagtttttaataCAAAGTATGATCATTGAAAATCTAAATCAAGTCATTAGctaagatattttaatttatacagTTGGaccctctttttttttaatattttctgatTTAATATGATGAGTGTCTAGCGCATTCATGCAGACTTTTGACtttgctttattattatttatttatttacgatATTTAATTAGTCAATTTATGGATGCCAAAAGTTcttctttatataattttaaagatgaTTATTCAAATCAGTTTCTGgtgcatttaaaattatttttagataattttatggatgattattacaaccttaattatttgtaactagtcgaattataaaattatttaaatatataaaaatgtattcgtcgaactaataaatttagtctgataataattatatttaggtAAACTTAAGAATTCTGAAGttctattttcttaattttcaatttccatttaaagaaaatatatatatttgtggGTTAAACATCAAATAATAGCTAGCCTCATATCTGATCGAACCAAAATACAAAGGCATGACCGTTGGCCATCCATATTGCATGGTTCACTTTATTTAAAAtgcataaaattttcaatttcataTCATTTGCGTTGCAAGACATAATGGGATTGAATTTTATCTTTGTATGCTCTTTCCATCTGCTCAAAAACCTCCGGAAGTCTAAGCATTAACTGCTCGAAAAATTCATCGACAACGTCACTTGG
This window encodes:
- the LOC110601490 gene encoding loganic acid O-methyltransferase, producing MSPSTVTILKSPPMKGGDDEYSYTKNSTFQKETISIAKEIIDEEIAHKLDIKGLLSATSSSSFRIADLGCSVGPNTFIAMENVIEAVKHKYQSQGLTSQIPEFQVFFNDQDSNDFNTLLRSLPHKSPYFAAGVAGSFHARLFPKSSLHFIHASHALHWLSQVPNEVVDKNSAAWNKGRIFYTTAPEEVRKAYAAQFAKDVEMFLDARAKELVAGGMLVLIIGSFRNGISPSRTLASVLFDILESTLLDMAKEGLISEAQVDSFNLPIYFTSPDEMEHIIEKNGCFKIERTELFNPESVVKATLSGQACTMHFRAGFEGMLGNHFGSEIIDELFYRHSKKAEEFSSRLQASSNEGNQLFLALKRK